In the Cerasicoccus sp. TK19100 genome, CTGTGGCCGGATCTACTCGGAGAATCTTTCCGTTGTAGAGGTCCATGTCATCAACGACGTAGCGGTTACCATCGTCGCCAAGCATCACGTAAAGCGCATAGGGATCGCTTGGGTGAAACTGGAGATCGCCTGCGTTGTGTACGTTGGTTTCGTTGGGCAGTTCGGAGAGTAAAATAACTTCCGAGCCCGATACCATTTGCGTGAAAGTTTCATCGACCGTAATGCGCGACAGGCGCTGATCATTCGAGGTCGAGTAGAACAGGTAAATGTAGCGATTGTTGGCGAAATCCGGATCCAGGCGCATGCCCAGCAAACCACGCTCGCCATTGGTATTCACCACCGAAGATATATCCGCGACGACAACCGGCGGCGTAAAATCTCCACCGCCGCCACCAAGCTGTTGACGCACCATGCTGGCGCTTTCCCATTCGACTTCGAGGTTCTCGCCACCTCCGTTTTCGAAGAACTCAACGACAACGGAGTGTTGCCCCGCTGATAAATTAATCGTGCCCTGCTCTTCGTTGTTGCCATGCAAACCGTCGTTATCGACGACCTCGACACCGTCGACCAATAAGCGACTACCGTCATCCGAGGTTGTGTAGAAAGTGTAGTCACCAGCGATGGAGATATCCAATGTCGCAGTAAAACGGAATGCAAAGTTGTCGTCCTGCAAACGATTCTCGAGGTCGAAGCCGGTTGCCGTTCCACTTGCGATTGGCGTGAGGCTGTCAAAGTCCGGTAGCTCATTCCACGTCCCCTCAAAATACTGATAGGAAATGGTAATTTCCGGACCATCGCTCGGCTCTAGAACGAGCAAACGGCCCTGCTTCTCGATCACGTATAGGCGGCCTTCGTCGTCAAACTCCAACGAGATCACGCCGTTGCCGCTGTAGATCGTTTCCGTAACGAAATTCGGGTCGGAGAATGCCGCATGAAGCGACGAATGGCCGGTAAATCCCGTTACCGTGCCGAGGGCCGCGATAAGGCCAAGGATGTTGAAAGCGGAGCCAGCGCGTTGGCTGATTTTTTGGAGAGTCTTATTCACGGGAGGTTGGGTTGAGCGGTATGCGGGGTAATGGCCTACTCGTTTATCTATTTTGCAATTAAATGCAACTAAAAGTTTTGAACGCCCAGGATTGAGACATTAAGAATTCGCTAAATCCCGCTAACAAGGGCGTGATTCAGACAAAAGAATTTTCCCTCATTTTAGGCTGACTGACAAACAATCTGCAGAAATCAACGCGTTCCGATCTACCCAAAGACCATACAAAACCACGGACTTTGAGCTACGCCGCCCACTTCCATTTGGGATCGCGAATGATCTTAAGGCACTCCTCCACCGTGTAACCCCGTTTGGCAGCCTGCTGGACTTCAGCCAAATACTTTTGCCACAGCTTGGCTTCCTTTTCATTGGGCTGATATGCATTATCGCAGGCCACGCCCTGCCCCATGAGCAGCGCATAAAATCCTTCCAGACCGTAGGAATTCGTCGGGTGCAGCAAGTAACTCCGGCAAGCCTGGCTTGGTCCATTGTCCCGAAAGAAATCGACCAGTTGCTTGGCCCCACCGAGTTCGACATGGTCACGGCAATGCTGCCAAAAGGGCGTGTTCTTCGCAGTGTTAAACGCATAATGAACCGCCAGAAAATCACGTACATCATCCCATGCATCCGCATTGGCGCGGTTATGAATGTCGATAAAGCTCGGTGTCGGCCGCCGTTGGGTTTCCTTCAGAACCACCGCCAAGCTGCGCGCCTGATAGCAAAGCACATGAATAGCAGTCGCCTCCAGCGGCTCCACGAACCCTGAAGCATTGCCCACGGCAACCACATTACCAGCCCAGGAACGCTCATGCCTACCCGAACGAAACGGCACGAGGCGCGGCTCTCTGGTTACCTTGGGATTCTTCGCGAGAAACTCAGCCTTTGCATCGTCGTCCGAGATAAATTTCGAGCAGAATACATAGCCGCGATTGATGAAATGCTCGTGCTCAATGCGCCAGCACCATCCTGCATCCATCGCCTCGGCGGTGGTATATGGAGCAATGGGTTCGCCATCACGCTCCCAACCACTGATCAATGCACGATCGCAAAACAATGTCTTCGAATAGTCCGCCCAAGGCTCACGCAACACCTTGGAGATTAATTCCGCGCGAAAGCCTGATGCATCGATAAACAAGTCCGCCTCCAGGCGGGTGCCGTCCTCTAGCAGCAGCGTTCTTACTTGTCCGTCCGATTGCTCAATTGAAGCCAGGTCACCAGTTAGCAGCTCGATTCCCAGGGATCGCGCCACCCCCTCAAGCCATTGGACCAACTTGGCATTTTCGATATGAAATGCATGCGGCATCGACATATCCGGTGCACCATTGTGCTGTCTGAGGAATGCCTTGTTTGCATGCATGCAAGCAGAGATACGCCCCGTGGGCTCGGCCATGTTTTTTATGTAAAAACCGGCGCTGCGCTCGAGTTCATTGAACTTTAAATCGATCTCATTTCCAAAGGTGTAATAGAAGTTCGAGCCCTCCCCCCATAGAAACCGGATACCGAGTTTCCACGTCGGGCTAACTTCTTTGTAGAACTTCCGCGGACTGAATTCCAGGAATTTAAAAAAGTGGTTGGAGAACTCAACCGTCGTCCCCTCACCCACACCAATGATCCCAATTTTTTGGCTGTGCACCAGTTGGATATCCAGCATTGGAAGCTTTCGCTTCAAAGTTACCGCGGTGAGCAGTCCAGCGGTTCCGCCGCCGAGAACAATGACCTTCTCAATCATACAGGGTAGATGTGGGGATTATAGAAACGTGCTAAAGAATCAGCGGAAATTTTCCTTAGAAGTTCAAGCGATTAAGTCGATAATTAGCATCATAAAGCGAACTAGCTCAAAGATCTCACCCCAATACACCCCGAGTATTACCCGCATTAATTCCACCCCGAAGAGATTTCTTTTCACAATATTTTTCCGAAAATGGATTGACTAAATCACATCCATGCAATTTCATGCAACTAAACTCTTACCTCTCCCAATACACATAAGCAATGAATACTCCTAGAAACATCCCCTTACTAACCGCTGCAGCAATTCTTTCGGGCAGCATCACCGCACAAGCCACCGACATCACTTGGGACGGCGGAGGCGGTGACGGTTTATACCTGACTCCTGCCAACTGGAGCACTGACACCGTTCCAAACCTGACTGGACCAGATAATGCGTTCCTGAACGCATCCGCTCAATACGATCCAGGCGGCGATCTACTCATACAAGGAGGTAGTACTCTGACGATTCAAGACGGAGGCAACTGGGAGCAAATTAATGGTATTGCCTGGATCAAAACCCAGGGTGGCAATCTTATCATTGAAGAAGGGGGTGTCTTCAACACAGGCACTTCGCAAAACATGGAAAGAGACGCCACTACCTCAATTACCGTGAATGGCACACTAATTTATGGCGCAGCAGCTGGCAACTTTATATACAATCCGGCTACTTTTGGGTCCTTCTCTCTCGCCAGCAATGCCAACTTTTCAGTTGGCGCAGAATTTCAGCCGGCTGTAGATTTTACATTCAATAGCGGTGTAACCTATACGGGCGGAAGCGTGATGGCAGCGCAAGCTTCGGATGTGGTCGTAACAATCAACGGATCAGATTTAACATTAGTAGATAACGGGCCATCAGTTGCTGGTTTGTATGGCTTCAATGGCACAACAAGCTACCTTGACTTCACCACAGCTGGCGGCACCATCACCCTGTCCAACGTCGATAGCGCCACGGAAGTAGAAACTGCGATCAACACCGGCCTGTATCGCTACCAAGGTGCAATCGATCCAACCAACATCACCTTTACCGACCTCGGTGGTGGTGACTACATCATCAGCGCGACGACCGTTCCAGAGCCATCTACCTATGCGCTTCTGCTCGGTACGATGACCCTCAGTCTGCTGATCATTCGTCGCCGCAAGTAAAGTTTCCAAATAACTTTTTCAAAACCGTTGAGTTAAGGCCCAACGGTTTTTTTTGTGCTTGGATACAGTAGTGGTATTCGCGCGAAAAAGGTGTGCGACTTGAATAGCTTTCAATAAATCCTCACGGGGATAAGCTTGTAAAGCTTTGCGGCGCAAAGTTTCAACAGACAGAGCCCTATTCATCATGTCGCTTAGCCCAAGAGCGCACCTTTCATTGCCTCAAGCAGAAAGCGTTGAAACATTATAACGTTCTCAGTGGTTCCAGCCTTCAAGAAGATGGACACAAAAAAGCAGCGCCACGAACTGACGCTGCTCTGCTTAAAATGTTTCCAATTGGGTTACTTGATCACCACCGTCTGGAGTGCTTGACCAGGGATGAAAATCGACTTCTTCGCGCCGCTCATTTGCAGCTCATAGTTGATGTCTTCCTCGGTCGTATTGAAAACCGCAATTGCGATCGAGTTATCCGGATTCTTGAAGGCCGTGGCCATCAGCTTGTCGTCATGTCCGGTCAAATCCACACGTTGGGCTCCTGGGCGCATAAACCGGCTGAAGTGGGCAACGGCATAGAATAGCGGCGTGCGGTAGAACTCGTCTTTACCACTGTCGACCAGGATCGGAGCCAGGCAGAAATTACGCGCGTGGTTTGGTCCACCACGGGTGTTCAAGAACATGTTCCAGTCGACCCAACCAACCAAGTGATGATTAAAGCCGCCGATCATGTCGCGCGCATAGCGATAAAATGGGCGATACTTCGGGTGATTTACCTTGTCATCTTCAGCGGCCCAGTCGTAGCCCCAGTCAGTAGCCTCAGCGCGCCAATACCAGTCATCTTCCAACCAGGAACCAATTTCTTCGTGGTCGCCCACTGCGTCGATACAGCCTTCACTGTGCAGAATTTGCTTGTTGGGAAATTCCTCATGCACCTTGTCCAAAGACCAGGCACTGTAATCGACGGTGCTCTGATACCAGTGCACAGCCATGCCTGTCGTATAGCGCGATGCCTTGGAATCACCCAGTATTGCCTCGGCCCATTCTACAAGATGATCACCGCGATTCTGATCATAAGCCCAGATCTTCACATCTGGCGCATGCTTGGCAAGCGTCGGCCCCAGGTACTCGCCGATATAGTTCGCCATCTCATGCGCTGAGAAATGAACGCTCTCCCATTGGCTACCATTACCCAGTGGTTCGTTGGCAGGTGTCACGCCCCAGATCGGGATTCCTTCTTTATCGTAAGCGTCGATATACTTGACCATGTAATCGGCAAAGGTCTGGTAATGCTCCCGCTTCAAGTGGCCACCGTTGTAAGCGTTATTGGTCTTCATCCAGGGTGGAGGTGTCCATGGCGAAGCGATAATGTTAAAATCAGCACCCGCGATGCCCTGCGCTTCCTTGATCATTGGCAGCAGATACTTGCGATCAGGCTCGATGGTAAAATGTTCCAGGTCCTTGTCACCCGGCACTGGCGCATAGGTGTAATTCGTCACTGAAAAATCGCAACTGGCGATGTGCGTACGAGTCAGCGAATAGCGGGCACCTGAAGGTGAGAAATAACTGCGTAGTGCGAGCTCTCGTTTCGTCTTGGACAACTCGCTGAGCACATGCGCCGCCGACTCGGTGAACGAGCCACCGATGCCGACTAGAGTCTGGTAAGTCTTGCTAGGATCGAGCTTCAGTGAATAGCTCGCCGCACCACTCGCATTGGCCTCGACTTTGTCCAGGCGATCTCCCTGCCGCGTTGTTTGATAAATTTCCATCTCAGCGCTGGCGCTCAATGGAATCAGTAAGGTCGACGCCGACAGCGCCGCGATAGAGGTTAACTTTTTCATTTTAATCTAAGGAGTTACTGGGTTGGAAATTTCGCGGCGGACTTTAAGCTCGGCCTCAATGTCCGCGACTTCTTTATCGGTTAGTGGATACCAGAAAAGTATAATGCCGTTCGCCACTGCCAGCAATCCTGGCAGCACGGAAAAAAGTAATCGGATGCCATGGATTGCCTCCGGCGATTGCGCTTGGTTTGCCACGTAGCCGAAGTAGCCGAGCATCCAGCCGGAAAGGCCGCCGCCAATCGTCAGCCCCATTTTCTGGGCAAACATTGCGGCTGAAAACACAAGGCCCGTCGAACGCCGGCCAAAGCGCCATTCACCATAATCGGCAACATCTGTATAGATTGCCCAAACGAGTGCTGGAGTCGGCCCGGCTAGTAAACTACCCAGCGCATTGACCGCTAGCATCAACCCGAAATCTTCGGCGGGAATAAAATAAAACGTCAACAGAGTAAGGCCATTGAGTAGCGTCAAAGCCATCAGCGAATTGCGCTTACCGAACGTTTTGCTAAACCAGGAGGTAAAGAAAATACCGATGATAAATGCGATCGATCCCGAGGTAAGCATCAGGGATGTTTTGTCTAAAAACCAGAAAACCGGCGCACCATCATCCCCAACGTAATATTTGAAAAAATGCGCCGTCACTGCACCCCGTACGGCGACATTGGACAAAGTCAGAATCGCCGCGATTACCATGATGATCCATGGCCGGTTGCGAAACAAAAACGCAATGTCCTGCTTAATGCTGGCACCGTTTTCATCCTGCGGTTTAATACGCTCTTTAGTCCAAACGAACGTTAACAGAAACAGGACAATAGCAACCACGGACAGCAACCCCATGGTCAGTTTAAATCCAAGCGCTTCATCCCCTCCTCCTAGTTCACGTACCAGTGGACGCACGCCAAGGGAGATCAATAGCGTTCCGGAAAACGCACCAACGAAACGATAGCTAGCCAGCTTCGTCCGCTCTTCAGAGCTAGGCGTCATGACACCCATCAGCGCCGAATAGGGCACATTAATCGCGGTGTAGACCATCATCAGGCCGATGTATGTCGCATAGGCATAAACAAGCTTGCCCATCTCGCTGAAGTCCGGGTTCGCAAAGCAAAGATAGCCCATTAGTCCGAAGGGAATCGACATCCATAAGAGATACGGACGGTATTTGCCCCAACGCGTATTCGTGCGGTCAGCAACTGCCCCCATCAACGGGTCATTGATCGCATCCCAGAAGCGCGCGGCAACGAACATCACCCCCACTGCAGCAGGCGAAAGTCCAAACACATCCGTGTAGTAATACAGCAGGAAAATGTTTACAAACTGAAAGAAAATGTTCGATGCGGTATCGCCCAGCCCGTAGCCGACCTTCTCCCGAATCGATAGCTTTTCGATGTCACTCATGGGGGAGTTTATGTGAAGATTCAAGCAGGCAAGCGCACGACCAGATGATCGATACTGCCGGTGCGATCAATGATATCTGACGCAATGCCGCGCGGCAATTGATATCCGTTAACGACGGTTACCGAGCCATCCACGTAGCACACCTCAATACGCGCGGTTGCACGGTCGGACTGTGCGTAAATGATCGGCGTTTGCGCGAGTGTGAACATCATGCCGCCAGCCGGCACATTGAGCCCACGCGTGATGCCATCAGCGCCCAATACGCGACAACCAGTTTCTTTAGCGAGAAACTCTGAGTCGCGCATCACGCGCGGCTGAAAGCTGATACCTTGCTCACGATATTCTACGCCAAGCTCTGCAAATCTTGCCAGAATGCCTTCCTTCACCATGCCAGTGAGACCCGGCTGCTGGGCACCGGCATGCGCAGGCGTGTGTGAATATGCATCGGCAGAAAAGGCACCGTATTCATGCGGCGTTTTCCGGAAACCCAAGCCATTCTGGATCTCAAAGTAATGGTCCTTCAACGCCTCAAAATTCGTATCGCCAGCTCTTCCAGCAGCCACCGCTTTCTCACCTACAGCGAGCATCAGCTTCGACACCATGTGCCAGTAAATACTACCAAGCCCTTCGTAGGCAAACATTGATCCACTGCGCCCCGTAAAGGCTTGGTGGTTAAAAGTTGCTTCATACAAGTCCTGAACCGAACGGCGATCTTTGGCCACCATATCGGCCAGTTCACTTTGCGATGCTAAGCGATCCAGCGCCTTATCCAGTTCAAAGCGATTCGCCAAGTTGGAGTGAAAGCGGTAACAGCCTTCCGAAGCCGAGTATTCAATGATCGAGCGGTCGTCCCGCTCAACCAGCTTCGCGAGCAAGGGCATTTCCTCGACGGCGTCGGCAGGCACGCAATTCATCTCCAGGAAAGATGGTAACTCTTTGTCCGCATACAGTATGTAGCTATTCCGATGGGCGCAGTAAAGGCGACTGTTACGCAACTGCCTTAGCACAACCAGCGTCTCATCAGTGGAGAGCAGGCCAGCGCTTAGCATCGCAACTTGCCCTTCGAGCATTTCACCCAAATGAGCGACACTTGCCGTCTCCAAGTCGGTATCAATTCGGAGTGTGTTGTAGGAGTGGAACAATCCATCACTACGCTGACTAGCCTGGAGCGTTGTCGAAATATGTGCCAGAGCTGCATCGATCCAGGTAATCACTTGCTCCGTGCTAACGTTACTTTGCGATCCAAAGTCATTGCAATAAACCTGCTTACGGTAATGCTCTCCGGAACGGCCCAACTGAAAGAGCATGCGATAGCGGCTCTTGTCATCGTCTATGACATCAGCCGAATTGCTTTGTAGCGTTTCAGTCTGCGCTGCCATTAGACCAAGCAGCGCATCACTACACGCGTAGCTGGCATCCCCCTGCCCTACCACGCGCTTTAGAAAACTCAAATAGCGATACAGATAAGCGGTTGTTACGACCGACAAGCCCCACCCGGCCAGTGCATTATTTGCATCGTTCCATTCCGGACGCTGGGTATTCATCCAAATGCCACCGCCGGGGCAAAAATTGCTTATCTTTACGAGCGCAGGGATCAGTAGCTTCTCCAGAAATCCTGCATGGCGTATTGCGCCGTTTGCGTCGTGGAGTAACTTCCCGTCCGCTCCCGCGTGCGCGACGCGCTCGGTGATCATCCGATCCTTTTCGACATCAAACTCGATTGAGTGATTCGGATCGCGTGCCAAATCAGCAAACGGCTTAAGTGCATACGGAATGTCGGTAAACACGTAGCCACCTTCACTCAACATACTTACCAATGCACCGCCGTTAAACTGCTCAGCGAACTCCAACAGCTTGAGCAAATAAACGATCTGATGATCGCCCCAATAGCCAATCGTGGCCCAAGGGTCCTCTGGGTCAGGCTTTTCCCAATCCACGCCATCCGCCGTGATTCGATACGGATTGTAGCCATCGGCCGTCGAGGCATTGAGGAACTTACGCAAAAAAGCTTCGTTGTATTGTGGGAAACTGAAGGCAAGCGCCTCCCAGTTTTGAAATATATCCCGCCAATTCCCTTCATAGCCGACAACATCGTCGCCACGTTCATCCTTCATCCGTAGCGTAAAAACATTCCAAGGGCGGCTCGGGTCGCCATGACGACGACTAAAAATGAGCGGCAGATGCTCCTGGCAAAGACGTAGCAAATCATCACTCGCTTCAGCACGTGCACGTTTCACCAACTCAGGATATGCAATGCTGTCTGGCAGCGCATCAAGCCACTCGACTTCCTCCTGGCTTAGCGTCTTCTTGAATGTGCGCATCGATTTGATCAGTTGATGCTTATTCAACTGATAATTGTCCGCAAAGACGCCACCACGCATGATGTTGAAGAGCACATTGGAACGATGGTGCGAACAGTAGGAAGCGTCGCTGGTAACTTGTTGACCATCGGCAGACGCGATCAGTTGTTCCAAACGCTGACTTCCACGATCGATATCATCGCGGACG is a window encoding:
- a CDS encoding tryptophan halogenase family protein is translated as MIEKVIVLGGGTAGLLTAVTLKRKLPMLDIQLVHSQKIGIIGVGEGTTVEFSNHFFKFLEFSPRKFYKEVSPTWKLGIRFLWGEGSNFYYTFGNEIDLKFNELERSAGFYIKNMAEPTGRISACMHANKAFLRQHNGAPDMSMPHAFHIENAKLVQWLEGVARSLGIELLTGDLASIEQSDGQVRTLLLEDGTRLEADLFIDASGFRAELISKVLREPWADYSKTLFCDRALISGWERDGEPIAPYTTAEAMDAGWCWRIEHEHFINRGYVFCSKFISDDDAKAEFLAKNPKVTREPRLVPFRSGRHERSWAGNVVAVGNASGFVEPLEATAIHVLCYQARSLAVVLKETQRRPTPSFIDIHNRANADAWDDVRDFLAVHYAFNTAKNTPFWQHCRDHVELGGAKQLVDFFRDNGPSQACRSYLLHPTNSYGLEGFYALLMGQGVACDNAYQPNEKEAKLWQKYLAEVQQAAKRGYTVEECLKIIRDPKWKWAA
- a CDS encoding PEP-CTERM sorting domain-containing protein (PEP-CTERM proteins occur, often in large numbers, in the proteomes of bacteria that also encode an exosortase, a predicted intramembrane cysteine proteinase. The presence of a PEP-CTERM domain at a protein's C-terminus predicts cleavage within the sorting domain, followed by covalent anchoring to some some component of the (usually Gram-negative) cell surface. Many PEP-CTERM proteins exhibit an unusual sequence composition that includes large numbers of potential glycosylation sites. Expression of one such protein has been shown restore the ability of a bacterium to form floc, a type of biofilm.) codes for the protein MNTPRNIPLLTAAAILSGSITAQATDITWDGGGGDGLYLTPANWSTDTVPNLTGPDNAFLNASAQYDPGGDLLIQGGSTLTIQDGGNWEQINGIAWIKTQGGNLIIEEGGVFNTGTSQNMERDATTSITVNGTLIYGAAAGNFIYNPATFGSFSLASNANFSVGAEFQPAVDFTFNSGVTYTGGSVMAAQASDVVVTINGSDLTLVDNGPSVAGLYGFNGTTSYLDFTTAGGTITLSNVDSATEVETAINTGLYRYQGAIDPTNITFTDLGGGDYIISATTVPEPSTYALLLGTMTLSLLIIRRRK
- a CDS encoding glycoside hydrolase family 30 protein is translated as MKKLTSIAALSASTLLIPLSASAEMEIYQTTRQGDRLDKVEANASGAASYSLKLDPSKTYQTLVGIGGSFTESAAHVLSELSKTKRELALRSYFSPSGARYSLTRTHIASCDFSVTNYTYAPVPGDKDLEHFTIEPDRKYLLPMIKEAQGIAGADFNIIASPWTPPPWMKTNNAYNGGHLKREHYQTFADYMVKYIDAYDKEGIPIWGVTPANEPLGNGSQWESVHFSAHEMANYIGEYLGPTLAKHAPDVKIWAYDQNRGDHLVEWAEAILGDSKASRYTTGMAVHWYQSTVDYSAWSLDKVHEEFPNKQILHSEGCIDAVGDHEEIGSWLEDDWYWRAEATDWGYDWAAEDDKVNHPKYRPFYRYARDMIGGFNHHLVGWVDWNMFLNTRGGPNHARNFCLAPILVDSGKDEFYRTPLFYAVAHFSRFMRPGAQRVDLTGHDDKLMATAFKNPDNSIAIAVFNTTEEDINYELQMSGAKKSIFIPGQALQTVVIK
- a CDS encoding MFS transporter — protein: MSDIEKLSIREKVGYGLGDTASNIFFQFVNIFLLYYYTDVFGLSPAAVGVMFVAARFWDAINDPLMGAVADRTNTRWGKYRPYLLWMSIPFGLMGYLCFANPDFSEMGKLVYAYATYIGLMMVYTAINVPYSALMGVMTPSSEERTKLASYRFVGAFSGTLLISLGVRPLVRELGGGDEALGFKLTMGLLSVVAIVLFLLTFVWTKERIKPQDENGASIKQDIAFLFRNRPWIIMVIAAILTLSNVAVRGAVTAHFFKYYVGDDGAPVFWFLDKTSLMLTSGSIAFIIGIFFTSWFSKTFGKRNSLMALTLLNGLTLLTFYFIPAEDFGLMLAVNALGSLLAGPTPALVWAIYTDVADYGEWRFGRRSTGLVFSAAMFAQKMGLTIGGGLSGWMLGYFGYVANQAQSPEAIHGIRLLFSVLPGLLAVANGIILFWYPLTDKEVADIEAELKVRREISNPVTP